The Tenebrio molitor chromosome 3, icTenMoli1.1, whole genome shotgun sequence genome contains a region encoding:
- the ry gene encoding xanthine dehydrogenase — protein MISNNVLVFFVNGKKVSDNEVDPEWTLLYYLRNKLRLCGTKLGCGEGGCGACTVMISKYDRTTNKVIHLPVNACLAPVCSMHGLAVTTVEGIGSTKTKLHPVQERIAKSHGSQCGFCTPGIVMSMYTLLRNSPKPTMNEMEVAFQGNLCRCTGYRPIIEGYKTFTEEWELIQNSNKINGQQMNGCAMGDKCCKLQNDVVKDSEEVLFKASEFTPYDVSQEPIFPPELKLTDEYDRQYLVVKGNNVTWYRPTKLSELLDLKQEFPNAKVVVGNTEIGVETKFKHMVYPIIVQPTLVPEMVAMSSNEKGVRIGASVTLIEVENYLKNEIRQQPEEKTRIFKAIINMLNWFAGKQIRSVGAIGSNIMTGSPISDMIPILMANEVVLELENKNNGTREVLLDEHFFTGYRKTVVKPEEILLAIHIPYTNPDRYCYAYKQARRREDDIAIVNAAINVTFEPKSDIISDINLGFGGMSFKTVTAPKTRLKLKGLPWNRNTLEIAFTSLQNDLPLDPGAPGGMIQYRKSLTLSLFFKAFLAISADLQKYVPHIKIDKRELSGMEGFHSKKYKSSQYFSVVPQTQEKRDALQRPIVHMSAYKQATGEAVYCDDIPFFENELYLAYVTSTKAHAKILSIDPSEALAMEGVYNFVSAKDIDEKHNLFGSIVHDEKVFYNDKVTSQGQIIGGIVAVDQNTAQKAARRVKIQYEEIHPVVITIPDAIKYNSFFGNPHKIIKKGDIDKTLKEAPHVLEGECQMGGQEHFYLETQCVVAVPKKEDNEIELYSSTQNPSEVAAMLAEVLGIQQNKIAVRVKRLGGGFGGKESKAMIVAVPVAVAAVKLNRPVRCMLDRDEDIVMTGGRHPFMMKYKVAFDDQGKILGIHIKIYNNCGYSVDLSPSVLERAMTHFENSYRIPVVHVEGYLCKTNLPSNTAFRGFGGPQGMFAAECILQDIADYLKKDPIVLSELNLYKEGDITHYNQKLINCTIDKCWNECMQSSSYYQKRKEVERFNTENRFKKRGLSVLPTKYGIAFTAPHLNQAGALILVYNDGSVLLSHGGIEMGQGLYTKMIQVASRSLEIPVEKIHTVETSTDKVPNTSPTAASSGSDLNGMAVMEACNVIKERLRPYKEANPKGTWEEWVKKAYFDRVSLSATGFHRTPDVGYDWETGKGNMFNYYTYGAACCEVEIDTLTGDHEVRTIDIVMDLGESLNPAIDIGQIEGAFMQGYGLFVLEELVYSPTGTNYTRGPGTYKLPGFGDIPGEFNVSLLKGVSNPRAVYSSKAVGEPPLFLGCAVFFALKDAIKAARKENGYDPINFKLDSPATSARIRMACQDNITSKLKEPEPGSFTPWNVYV, from the exons ATGATTAGTAACAACgttttggtgttttttgttaATGGTAAAAAG GTGAGCGACAATGAAGTTGACCCTGAGTGGACacttctttattatttaagaaataaac TCCGATTGTGTGGTACGAAATTAGGTTGTGGTGAAGGAGGATGTGGTGCTTGTACTGTGATGATCTCAAAATATGATAGAACAACCAATAAAGTCAT TCATTTGCCAGTTAACGCATGTTTAGCTCCAGTATGTTCTATGCATGGATTAGCAGTAACAACCGTCGAAGGAATCGGTTCAACCAAAACTAAACTACACCCAGTTCAAGAACGGATAGCAAAATCACACGGCTCACAGTGCGGTTTCTGTACCCCAGGAATTGTAATGTCGATGTACACCCTTTTGCGAAATTCTCCTAAACCAACAATGAATGAAATGGAGGTCGCTTTTCAAGGAAACTTATGTCGTTGTACCGGTTACAGACCGATCATAGAAGGATATAAAACGTTTACTGAAGAATGGGAACTAATACAGAACAGCAACAAGATAAACGGACAACAAATGAATGGGTGTGCTATGGGTGACAAATGctgtaaattgcaaaatgatGTAGTTAAAGACTCGGAAGAAGTTTTATTCAAAGCCAGTGAGTTTACTCCGTATGATGTATCACAAGAACCGATTTTTCCCCCAGAACTAAAACTCACAGACGAATACGATCGTCAATATCTTGTGGTAAAGGGAAATAACGTCACTTGGTACAGACCAACTAAATTATCAGAATTATTAGATCTTAAACAAGAATTTCCCAATGCGAAAGTGGTTGTAGGAAATACTGAAATTGGAGTGGagactaaatttaaacatatgGTGTATCCTATTATAGTACAACCGACACTTGTACCAGAAATGGTAGCGATGAGTAGTAACGAGAAAGGAGTGAGAATTGGAGCTTCGGTCACTCTTATAGAGGtggaaaattatttgaaaaatgaaattcgaCAACAACCAGAAGAAAaaacaagaatttttaaagCTATTATCAACATGCTAAATTGGTTTGCTGGCAAACAAATTAGAAGTGTGGGTGCAATTGGAAGTAATATAATGACCGGCAGTCCAATTTCTGATATGATACCGATTTTAATGGCCAACGAAGTTGTACTTGAATTAGAGAATAAAAACAATGGGACACGTGAGGTACTTTTAGATGAACATTTCTTTACTGGATATAGAAAAACTGTAGTCAAACCTGAAGAAATTCTGTTGGCAATTCACATTCCCTATACCAATCCAGATCGGTATTGTTACGCTTATAAACAAGCACGAAGACGCGAAGATGATATCGCTATTGTAAATGCGGCCATAAATGTAACATTTGAACCTAAAAGTGATATTATATCGGACATAAACCTGGGTTTCGGTGGTATGTCTTTCAAGACTGTTACAGCTCCAAAAACCAGATTAAAATTAAAGGGATTACCTTGGAATCGAAATACTTTGGAAATAGCGTTCACTTCCCTGCAAAATGACCTACCCTTAGATCCAGGAGCGCCTGGTGGAATGATTCAGTATAGAAAATCACTAACCTTGAGCTTATTCTTCAAAGCCTTTCTGGCTATTTCAGCGGATTTGCAAAAATACGTCCCTCacattaaaattgacaaaagagaACTCAGCGGAATGGAAGGTTTTCATTCTAAAAAGTACAAGAGCTCGCAATATTTCAGCGTTGTACCACAAACACAAGAAAAACGTGACGCACTTCAACGCCCCATCGTCCACATGTCCGCCTATAAACAAGCGACAGGCGAAGCAGTATACTGTGACGACATcccattttttgaaaatgagcTTTATTTGGCTTATGTGACGAGTACTAAAGCACACGCTAAAATCCTCTCGATTGATCCTTCGGAAGCTTTAGCGATGGAAGGTGTTTATAACTTTGTTTCTGCTAAAGATATCGATGAAAAGCATAATTTATTTGGTTCCATTGTTCACGATGAAAAAGTGTTTTACAATGATAAGGTCACAAGTCAAGGACAAATTATTGGAGGCATTGTAGCTGTTGATCAAAACACCGCTCAAAAAGCAGCGCGGAGAGTTAAAATTCAATACGAAGAAATCCATCCAGTAGTGATTACGATTCCAGATGCTATCAAATACAATTCGTTTTTTGGAAATCCGCATAAGATTATCAAAAAAGGAGACATTGACAAAACTTTGAAAGAAGCACCTCATGTTCTCGAAGGTGAATGCCAAATGGGTGGtcaagaacatttttatttggaaaCCCAATGTGTTGTCGCTGTTCCTAAAAAAGAAGACAATGAAATTGAGCTTTATTCATCCACTCAAAACCCTTCTGAAGTAGCT GCGATGCTAGCTGAAGTTTTGGGCATACAGCAGaataaaattgctgtcagaGTAAAAAGACTAGGAGGCGGTTTCGGAGGTAAGGAATCAAAAGCAATGATAGTAGCAGTGCCTGTAGCTGTTGCTGCGGTTAAACTGAATCGTCCTGTGAGGTGTATGTTGGATCGAGATGAAGATATTGTGATGACAGGAGGTCGCCACCCTTTCATGATGAAGTATAAAGTCGCGTTTGATGATCAGGGTAAAATTTTGGGAATTCACATTAAAATATATAACAACTGTGGTTATTCGGTTGATTTGTCACCTTCA GTTTTGGAACGAGCCATgacacattttgaaaattcctaCAGAATTCCCGTTGTTCATGTTGAAGGTTACTTATGTAAGACCAATCTTCCATCAAACACGGCATTCAGGGGGTTCGGAGGACCACAAGGTATGTTTGCCGCGGAGTGCATACTTCAAGACATAGCCGATTATCTCAAGAAAGATCCCATTGTACTGAGCGAACTCAATTTGTACAAAGAAGGCGACATAACACACTACAACCAAAAACTAATAAATTGCACAATCGACAAATGTTGGAATGAGTGTATGCAATCCTCTAGCTATTACCAAAAACGAAAAGAAGTGGAGAGATTTAACACAGAAAATCGTTTCAAGAAACGTGGTTTGAGCGTGCTTCCCACCAAATATGGCATAGCTTTTACGGCACCACATCTGAACCAAGCAGGAGCACTAATCTTGGTCTACAATGATGGTTCCGTTTTACTGTCACATGGTGGGATCGAAATGGGACAAGGCCTCTATACTAAGATGATACAAGTTGCCTCCAGAAGTTTGGAAATTCCCGTTGAAAAAATACACACAGTCGAAACTTCAACCGATAAAGTTCCAAATACATCTCCAACTGCTGCCAGTTCTGGTTCGGATTTGAACGGTATGGCAGTAATGGAAGCTTGCAATGTCATTAAAGAAAGGCTAAGGCCATACAAAGAAGCAAATCCTAAAGGAACATGGGAGGAGTGGGTAAAGAAAGCTTACTTTGACAGAGTGAGTTTGAGTGCGACCGGTTTTCATCGAACGCCGGATGTAGGATACGACTGGGAAACTGGGAAGGGTAACATGTTTAATTATTACACTTACGGCGCGGCTTGTTGCGAAGTTGAGATCGACACTCTGACTGGTGATCACGAGGTCCGTACAATCGACATTGTTATGGATCTTG GTGAAAGCTTGAACCCTGCAATAGACATAGGCCAAATTGAAGGTGCCTTCATGCAAGGATACGGTCTCTTTGTCCTGGAGGAGTTAGTGTATTCACCGACGGGAACTAACTATACTAGAGGACCTGGCACTTACAAATTGCCAGGATTCGGCGACATTCCTGGAGAATTTAACGTATCCTTGCTGAAAGGAGTGTCTAATCCGAGAGCCGTTTATTCTTCGAAG GCTGTTGGAGAGCCACCTCTTTTCTTAGGTTGTGCAGTTTTCTTTGCTCTTAAGGATGCTAtaaaagcggccaggaaagaAAATGGTTATGACccaattaatttcaaattagatTCGCCTGCAACGTCTGCAAGAATTCGCATGGCTTGTCAAGACAACATTACCTCAAAG cTTAAGGAACCAGAACCAGGAAGTTTTACACCTTGGAATGtatatgtttaa